The Microtus ochrogaster isolate Prairie Vole_2 unplaced genomic scaffold, MicOch1.0 UNK57, whole genome shotgun sequence genome includes a window with the following:
- the Pbdc1 gene encoding protein PBDC1 yields MDAASESEEPVCGEVVSVAHALSLPAESYGNDPDIEMAWAIRAMQHAEVYYKLISSVDPQFLKLTKVDDQIYSEFRENFEKLRVDVLDPEELKSESAKEKWRPFCLKFEGIVEDYNYGTLLRLDCSQGYTEENTIFAPRIQFFAIEIARNREGYNKAVSCSVQDKEGEKGTNSEEEEDEKGADSGGEKEEGVNTEN; encoded by the exons ATGGATGCTGCAAGCGAAAGCGAAGAGCCG gttTGTGGGGAAGTGGTGTCCGTGGCCCATGCTCTTTCCCTCCCAGCCGAGTCGTATGGCAATGAC CCTGATATTGAGATGGCTTGGGCTATTCGAGCAATGCAACATGCTGAAGTCTATTACAAA CTGATTTCATCAGTTGACCCACAGTTCCTGAAACTCACCAAAGTAGATGACCAAATCTACTCTGAGTTCCGTGAAAATTTTGAGAAGCTCAGAGTAGATGTATTGGACCCAGAAGAACTCAAATCAGAATCAGCTAAAGAG AAATGGAGGCCATTCTGCTTAAAATTTGAAGGTATCGTGGAAGACTACAACTATGGTACTTTGTTGCGACTCGATTGTTCTCAGGGCTATACTGAAGAGAACACCATCTTTG CACCCAGGATTCAATTTTTTGCAATTGAAATTGCTCGGAACCGGGAAGGCTATAACAAAGCAGTTTCCTGCAGTGTTCAGgacaaagaaggagagaaaggaactaacagtgaagaagaggaagatgagaaaggagcTGATagtggaggagaaaaagaggaaggagtcaacacagaaaattaa